The Coffea arabica cultivar ET-39 chromosome 9e, Coffea Arabica ET-39 HiFi, whole genome shotgun sequence genome has a window encoding:
- the LOC113709899 gene encoding zinc finger BED domain-containing protein RICESLEEPER 2-like yields the protein MVITGHWIDTQWRLQKRVLNSVHVPPPRLGIAIADAIYKCMLDWGIETKIYTVSVDNASNNDTALRCLKDTFSRNKCLLAKEKLFHVRYCAHILNLMVQDGLSEIQEIIHDIRASVEFVNKIEGRRLIFGEIVYQLRLPEKVLIYDYKTRWNSTYEMLACALKFHEVFPRFKDRESSYTFCPSTEDWEKVKKVCSILGVFWNATHIISGSDYLTANLYLNEVCRIKMLLDSKANDEDNFIQLMVWKMKMKFDKYWGECNLMMSIAAILDPRLKIRVINYCFPLIYPLYEVQANINKVRQALYDLYVEYVEVHVSSSRDSGPSCQIVTNDPVSKSSSSSSSTMTHVTGMCEFLSHIATVEPVQPEKNELDIYFEDGLLTAMEKSSLDIVNLDALKWWKSTTKYKILPKMAADILAIPVSTVVFEATFSARTRVLDSYRASLAPETVEMLMCAGDWCRKLHGVKKRDKAFFDYDHALVGVYVGLLSVDGLLVVVAFTQLLKKCQGSEMC from the exons ATGGTTATAACTGGACATTGGATTGACACCCAGTGGAGATTACAAAAACGGGTCCTCAACTCTGTGCATGTTCCCCCTCCACGTCTGGGCATTGCCATTGCAGATGCTATTTACAAATGCATGTTGGATTGGGGCATTGAGACCAAAATTTATACAGTGTCAGTTGATAACGCGTCAAATAATGACACCGCACTACGATGTTTGAAGGACACCTTCTCGAGAAACAAGTGCTTGTTGGCCAAAGAAAAGTTATTCCATGTGAGATATTGTGCTCACATACTTAACCTAATGGTTCAAGATGGCCTTAGtgaaattcaagaaataattcaTGACATAAGGGCAAGTGTAGAGTTTGTAAACAAAATTGAAGGGCGGCGATTGATCTTTGGTGAAATTGTATACCAGCTGCGATTGCCTGAAAAAGTGTTGATTTATGACTACAAAACAAGGTGGAATTCGACCTATGAGATGCTAGCTTGTGCTCTCAAGTTCCATGAGGTGTTCCCGAGATTCAAAGACAGAGAGTCAAGCTATACTTTTTGTCCTTCCACAGAAGATTGGGAAAAGGTAAAAAAAGTGTGCAGTATTTTAGGAGTTTTTTGGAATGCAACTCATATAATATCTGGGAGTGATTATCTGACAGCTAATTTATATTTAAATGAAGTTTGTCGGATAAAAATGCTTCTAGATAGCAAAGCAAATGATGAAGACAACTTTATTCAATTAATGGTctggaagatgaagatgaaatttGACAAGTATTGGGGTGAGTGTAACCTGATGATGTCTATAGCAGCCATCTTGGATCCCAGGCTCAAGATACGAGTTATCAACTACTGTTTTCCATTGATATATCCTCTGTATGAAGTGCAAGCGAATATAAACAAAGTTCGACAAGCATTGTATGATCTATATGTCGAGTATGTGGAGGTGCATGTTTCAAGTTCAAGAGATTCTGGACCAAGCTGTCAAATAGTGACAAATGATCCAGTTAGCAAGAGTAGCAGTAGTTCATCCTCTACAATGACACACGTTACTGGAATGTGTGAATTTCTATCTCATATTGCTACTGTGGAACCCGTTCAACCGGAGAAGAATGAGCTGGATATCTACTTTGAAGATGGCCTTCTCACTGCTATGGAGAAGTCGAGCCTGGATATTGTCAATTTAGATGCTTTGAAATGGTGGAAAAGCACAACAAAATACAAGATTTTGCCTAAGATGGCTGCTGATATTTTAGCCATTCCTGTTAGCACCGTAGTTTTCGAAGCGACATTTAGTGCTAGAACTAGAGTGCTTGACTCCTACCGTGCTTCTTTAGCTCCAGAAACTGTAGAAATGTTGATGTGTGCTGGGGATTGGTGTCGTAAGCTACACGGGGTGAAGAAAAGGGATAAG GCCTTTTTTGATTATGATCATGCTTTGGTTGGAGTTTATGTGGGATTGCTTTCTGTTGATGGACTTCTTGTTGTAGTTGCATTTACTCAG CTCCTGAAGAAGTGTCAAGGATCTGAAATGTGTTAA
- the LOC140014660 gene encoding uncharacterized protein, whose translation MAEQNKQLYENEREKRRELKRKCGELYDQAERVRIPYARETKDSVLDRLRGFGNLYTYTQNPPFYHPYGQGFQPQDGQGGPNMPLDPQAFYQTTAEPVAPEHTVQTKPEMGESSAPVDAKLLKRLDRFDEFIRKSQGLSKQGVLDYDDLCLFPNVQLPMGFKTPKFNKYDGTGNPKTHLRLFANKLGKPVDDENLPLRLFPESLEGDALDWYSNLKPEEVKTWLDLSNAFIRQYEYNCELAPARTTLEGTKRRPSEDHKTYAKRWRKIAAKVEPPMIEDEIIRTFIKAHDPLYFEKIFRMTGCTFAAIVNKLEEYDDFVRVKKIVNVSALKSQVEALQGQGSNGKKPQFKKKEGELKVAGKIGTVPPPTYPYGIYAGYNPQAVCAYHSGAPEHSTVDCKALKHRIQDMIEIGEIVIKKNEAQGPNINRNPLPEHANTIGVILDDAEYEEQVQKLAREAEVFGVTNQPFIIEVPFEEDKRPFILDLTLVESKALEPVVIEFPEQEPVKSLQRVPWNYNELVIQIVEKSIAKEEVSVVTRSGRIASPFGATVPIQTNKPELPAKPTITEKEALDFLKRLQRSEYNVVEKLSKSPAQISMLDLLFSSDMHRDALLEVLTKDQIPKDISVANFSHMVGNVLFTKQITFSDDELPAEGIGHNKALYIAMRCNEKILPKVLIDNGSALNICPWSTLEKLGLQDIKLRPSGTIVRGFDGAQREPIGEVDLVVEMGPA comes from the exons ATGGCGGAGCAAAACAAGCAATTATATGAAAATGAACGAGAAAAGCGTCGAGAGCTGAAAAGGAAATGCGGGGAATTATATGACCAGGCTGAACGTGTTAGAATTCCATATGCTAGAGAAACCAAGGACTCTGTATTAGATAGGCTTAGAGGTTTTGGCAATCTT TATACTTACactcaaaatcctccgttcTATCATCCCTATGGgcaaggatttcagcctcaagATGGTCAAGGTGGTCCAAACATGCCTCTGGATCCGCAAGCTTTTTATCAGACTACCGCAGAGCCTGTCGCGCCGGAGCacactgttcaaaccaagccagaaatgggagagTCGTCTGCCCCGGTTGATGCGAAGTTACTCAAGCGGTTGGATCGTTTCGATGAATTCATCCGAAAAAGTcaaggtttaagcaaacaaggggTGCTAGACTACGATGATCTGTGCCTGTTTCCAAATGTACAACTGCCCATGGGGTTCAAGACTCCGAAGTTCAATAAATATGATGGTACGGGCAATCCTAAGACACACTTGCgtttgtttgccaacaagttgggcaagCCGGTGGATGACGAAAACTTGCCATTAAGGTTATTTCCAGAGAGTCTAGAAGGAGACGCCCTTGATTGGTATTCAAACTTAAAACCGGAGGAGGTGAAAACCTGGCTTGATCTATCCAACGCCTTCATCAGACAATACGAGTATAACTGTGAGCTAGCACCGGCCAGAACTACTTTGGAAGGCACCAAGAGAcgaccatctgaagatcataagacatacGCCAAGAGATGGAGGAAGATTGCTGCCAAGGTTGAGCCTCCGATGAtcgaggatgaaattattcGCACTTTCATAAAGGCGCATGATCCTCTATACTTCGAAAAAATCTTCCGTATGACTGGGTGTACATTTGCTGCGATTGTGAATAAACTCGAAGagtatgatgattttgtgagagtcaaaaaaattgtcaaCGTCTCTGCCCTAAAATCACAAGTAGAAGCTTTGCAAGGGCAAGGGAGCAATGGAAAGAAGCCgcagtttaaaaagaaagagggggag TTGAAGGTCGCCGGAAAGATTGGCACGGTACCCCCTCCGACCTATCCGTATGGCATATACGCTGGATACAACCCACAAGccgtctgtgcttatcattcaggggcacCCGAACATTCAACTGTTGACTGCAAGGCTCTTAAGCatagaattcaagatatgattgaaaTCGGAGAGATTGTAATCAAAAAAAATGAGGCACAAGGGCCGAATATAAATAGGAACCCCTTGCCTGAACACGCTAATACCATCGGGGTCATTCTGGACGACGCAGAGTATGAGGAGCAAGTCCAGAAATTGGCAAGGGAAGCTGAGGTATTTGGGGTCACAAACCAACCATTTATAATAGAGGTGCCATTTGAGGAGGATAAAAGGccttttattttggatctcACTCTAGTTGAAAGCAAGGCTTTGGAGCCAGTGGTCATCGAATTCCCAGAGCAGGAGCCTGTTAAGAGTTTGCAGCGAGTGCCGTGGAACTACAATGAACTTGTCATACAAATTGTAGAAAAGTCAATTGCCAAAGAAGAGGTGTCAGTGGTCACTAGATCAGGAAGGATTGCAAGTCCGTTTGGAGCTACCGTTCCGATTCAAACAAATAAACCCGAGCTGCCCGCTAAACCAACAATTACTGAGAAGGAAGCCTTGGATTTTCTTAAAAGGCTCCAAAGAAGCGAATATAATGTAGTCGAGAAGTTAAGCAAGTCGCCCGCCCAAATATCCATGCTGGATCTGCTCTTTTCTTCGGATATGCATAGGGATGCGTTGCTCGAAGTGTTGACTAAAGATCAAATCCCTAAGGACATTTCGGTTGCTAATTTCTCACATATGGTTGGGAATGtgttatttacaaaacaaatcactttctctGATGATGAATTACCGGCggaaggcattggacataacaagGCTTTGTACATAGCTATGAGGTGCAACGAAAAAATTTTGCCAAAGGTGTTGATTGACAATGGATCTGcgcttaatatctgtccttggagtaccttggAAAAGTTGGGGTTGCAAGATATCAAgttgaggccttcagggaccataGTTAGAGGTTTTGATGGAGCACAAAGAGAACCTATAGGAGAAGTGGATTTAGTCGTCGAGATGGGGCCCGCATAG